A genomic segment from Desulfurispirillum indicum S5 encodes:
- a CDS encoding PAS domain S-box protein, translating into MASDLSVIRYSSPFSRIRTLLLLILLVFLTTVGLALFSHSFMKEHMLRQQLNATDDLLSTVVSSSITPWVATRLHYLDTLSNDSALHGAIHSGNFPPELLNRWQALLDFTDDVFFVYFGNTTTGEVTLLPDDTPLPPDFNMYERPWYKKAMENPGEVGWTDLYPEIITGISQISAVVAVSDLENSSHLGVMAIDVSLGQLQRILSTVELPEGAELVLYDRHQQPITASRLQPRYEHLWRSEYLPLRENGYLTAPGGTVVFLSSMDIPETGWRLVLFTPHHSFYEPIYPLRNAGIAVGLLVLVLSLIVLLRFLRALSRRTSNLARYFQEATCDAFVPRRIITGDDEFAILNDQFNSVICERKRAEEALAESRRQLSSLMSNLPGIAYRCRNDEHWTMEFVSEGCQELTGYAAGDLVLNRVISFNDIIHPGERDAISRKWSDVLKERGVFRHEYRITTADKQERWVWEQGRGVYDSQGNLVALEGFITDVSARKEAEKILLEFNQQLSKRVEAEVRSRTQSETNFQVLFEKSPEGILILSEQGIFVECNPMGAHILGYTPEEIIGRSPAEISPDQQPLLSESSGQKMFGILQQAFCQEMTRFEWVHLHKLGAEVILEVVLTPITRGECRELLVVWRDMTEVYRLQQEREQQCAIVIQQAKMAELGSMIGAIAHQWNQPLSTISVIAQGVVDMYEHDELSHGELSDSIATILQQIAFMGQTIEDFRTFFIPSRQAVAFDVVASVVQVQNLLKLRLMNQNITVRVENSASQLAIGYPGEFKQVVLNLINNACDAFDERHVAQPEILVRVSLDGPRVAVAVCDNGGGIPEELLPEKLFEAFISSKGEKGSGIGLWMSRLIVEKMHGSIRAFNEGDGACFEIRLPGQLSPVQGQADPLSAVEE; encoded by the coding sequence ATGGCTTCGGATCTGTCGGTAATCAGATACAGTTCGCCTTTTTCCCGTATACGCACACTGCTGCTGCTGATCTTGCTGGTGTTTCTGACGACGGTCGGGCTGGCACTGTTTTCCCACTCCTTTATGAAGGAGCATATGCTGCGGCAGCAGTTGAATGCGACTGACGATCTTTTGTCAACGGTGGTCTCCTCATCCATCACCCCCTGGGTTGCCACGCGCCTGCACTATCTGGATACCCTTTCCAATGATAGCGCACTTCACGGGGCGATACACAGCGGAAATTTTCCCCCGGAGCTTCTGAATCGCTGGCAGGCCCTGCTTGATTTTACCGACGATGTGTTCTTTGTCTACTTTGGCAATACCACTACAGGCGAGGTAACACTCCTGCCCGACGATACCCCATTGCCGCCCGATTTTAACATGTATGAGCGTCCCTGGTATAAAAAGGCCATGGAGAATCCCGGCGAAGTTGGCTGGACAGATCTCTATCCGGAAATTATCACCGGTATCTCCCAGATTTCAGCGGTGGTGGCGGTCAGTGACCTTGAGAACAGCAGCCACCTTGGTGTTATGGCCATAGATGTTTCCCTCGGGCAATTGCAGCGCATTTTGAGTACGGTGGAACTGCCGGAGGGAGCGGAGCTGGTGCTCTATGACCGTCATCAACAGCCAATTACTGCCTCACGCCTTCAGCCACGCTATGAACACCTGTGGAGATCGGAGTATCTCCCACTCAGGGAAAACGGTTATCTGACGGCTCCCGGTGGGACGGTGGTCTTCCTCTCTTCCATGGATATTCCGGAAACAGGCTGGCGGCTGGTGCTCTTTACGCCCCACCACAGCTTCTACGAGCCAATTTACCCGCTGCGTAACGCGGGCATTGCCGTCGGGCTGCTGGTGCTTGTGCTGTCACTTATTGTGCTGCTGCGCTTTTTGCGCGCCCTTTCCCGCAGAACCAGCAATCTGGCGCGCTACTTCCAGGAGGCTACCTGCGACGCCTTTGTGCCCCGCCGCATTATCACCGGCGACGATGAGTTCGCCATTCTCAACGACCAGTTCAATAGTGTTATCTGCGAACGCAAAAGGGCAGAAGAGGCGCTGGCCGAAAGTCGTCGACAGCTCAGCTCGCTGATGTCGAACCTGCCGGGGATCGCCTATCGCTGTCGTAACGATGAGCACTGGACCATGGAGTTTGTCAGTGAAGGGTGCCAGGAGCTGACGGGGTATGCCGCAGGCGACCTGGTGCTGAACAGGGTGATTTCCTTTAACGATATAATTCACCCCGGGGAGCGTGATGCCATCAGTCGCAAGTGGAGTGATGTCCTGAAGGAACGTGGAGTTTTCCGTCACGAGTACCGCATCACCACTGCCGATAAGCAGGAAAGGTGGGTCTGGGAGCAGGGGCGTGGTGTCTACGATTCCCAGGGGAATCTCGTCGCCCTTGAGGGCTTTATCACGGATGTCTCGGCGCGCAAAGAAGCGGAGAAAATTCTGCTGGAGTTTAATCAGCAGCTGAGTAAGCGTGTCGAAGCGGAAGTGCGCAGCCGCACGCAAAGCGAGACGAACTTTCAGGTGCTCTTTGAGAAGAGCCCTGAGGGTATTCTTATTCTCAGCGAGCAGGGGATCTTTGTGGAATGCAATCCCATGGGGGCGCATATCCTTGGCTATACACCGGAGGAAATTATCGGCCGTTCGCCGGCTGAGATCTCGCCAGATCAGCAGCCTTTGCTGAGTGAGTCCAGTGGGCAGAAGATGTTCGGGATTCTGCAGCAGGCTTTCTGCCAGGAGATGACGCGTTTTGAATGGGTGCACCTGCACAAACTGGGCGCAGAAGTTATTCTGGAGGTTGTTCTGACGCCGATCACCAGGGGTGAGTGCCGTGAGCTGCTGGTGGTCTGGCGGGACATGACGGAGGTCTACCGCCTGCAGCAGGAGCGCGAGCAGCAGTGTGCCATTGTCATACAGCAGGCCAAGATGGCGGAGCTGGGAAGCATGATTGGCGCCATCGCTCACCAGTGGAATCAGCCTCTCAGCACGATATCGGTTATAGCCCAGGGTGTTGTGGACATGTACGAACACGATGAGCTCAGTCACGGAGAGCTCAGCGACTCCATCGCAACCATATTGCAGCAGATTGCCTTCATGGGGCAGACCATCGAGGATTTCCGCACGTTTTTCATCCCTTCGCGCCAGGCTGTCGCTTTTGATGTGGTGGCTTCGGTTGTCCAGGTCCAGAATCTGCTCAAGCTGCGTCTGATGAATCAGAATATCACTGTGCGCGTGGAGAACAGCGCTTCACAGTTGGCCATAGGTTACCCAGGTGAGTTCAAGCAGGTGGTGCTCAATCTGATTAACAATGCCTGCGACGCCTTTGATGAGCGTCATGTGGCGCAGCCGGAGATTCTGGTGAGGGTTTCACTGGACGGACCTCGGGTCGCGGTTGCCGTATGTGATAATGGAGGAGGAATTCCTGAAGAGCTTTTGCCGGAGAAGCTTTTTGAAGCATTTATCTCTTCCAAAGGTGAGAAGGGCTCCGGAATCGGCCTGTGGATGAGTCGACTGATCGTGGAGAAGATGCACGGCAGCATACGGGCCTTCAATGAAGGCGATGGCGCCTGTTTTGAGATAAGACTGCCAGGCCAGCTCTCACCAGTTCAGGGGCAGGCTGATCCACTGTCCGCTGTCGAGGAGTAA
- a CDS encoding radical SAM protein has translation MIIPVFLPMQGCSSSCVFCDQHAITATPAPSPIDVETLVKSRNPDGQPAQLAFYGGSFTALPRMRLKEYVDTARRLRSEGLITGFRCSTRPDAIHHEVLDILQQGGCEAIELGVQSTDIRVQQQSGRIPTDMDQLHRVVAALHQRSWQSVIQLMPGLPGEDQASFLRTITDTIALSPHGVRLYPTLVLRGTTLHTMYESGHYTPLDLEQAIQMCSRAVSRFRERGIHIVRMGLQDGDSLRETIVAGPWHPAFGELVESRLCLQALLPYRESAVALRAHPRLRSKIAGHKRQNLTALQWQALPFEMDEQLGIKEVSLLLDSGQWISLPLNW, from the coding sequence GTGATCATTCCCGTCTTTCTTCCCATGCAGGGATGTTCCAGCAGCTGCGTCTTCTGTGATCAGCATGCGATAACCGCGACACCAGCTCCGAGCCCCATCGACGTGGAAACACTGGTGAAAAGCCGCAACCCTGACGGCCAACCGGCCCAGCTCGCCTTCTACGGCGGCTCTTTTACCGCCCTGCCCCGGATGCGCCTCAAGGAGTATGTCGATACTGCCAGGCGCCTGCGCTCTGAAGGGCTTATCACGGGATTTCGCTGCTCCACCCGCCCCGACGCCATACATCACGAAGTGCTGGATATCCTGCAGCAGGGCGGCTGTGAAGCCATTGAGCTGGGAGTACAGTCAACGGATATCCGGGTACAGCAGCAGTCCGGCCGTATCCCCACCGACATGGATCAGCTGCACAGAGTTGTTGCAGCACTCCACCAGCGCAGCTGGCAGAGCGTCATTCAGCTTATGCCCGGCTTGCCGGGGGAGGATCAGGCCAGCTTTCTGCGGACCATCACTGACACCATCGCACTCTCCCCCCATGGGGTACGCCTCTATCCCACCCTGGTGCTTCGCGGCACCACCCTGCACACGATGTATGAAAGTGGCCACTACACGCCCCTTGACCTGGAACAGGCCATCCAGATGTGCTCCCGGGCCGTGTCCCGCTTCCGGGAACGCGGTATTCATATCGTTCGCATGGGGCTGCAGGACGGAGACTCCCTGCGCGAGACCATTGTGGCAGGGCCCTGGCACCCGGCCTTTGGAGAGCTGGTGGAATCGCGGCTCTGCCTGCAGGCGCTCCTTCCCTACAGGGAATCAGCGGTCGCGCTGCGCGCGCACCCGCGCCTGCGCAGCAAAATTGCCGGGCACAAGCGGCAGAACCTCACTGCACTGCAGTGGCAGGCACTCCCATTTGAGATGGATGAACAGCTTGGGATAAAAGAAGTAAGCTTACTCCTCGACAGCGGACAGTGGATCAGCCTGCCCCTGAACTGGTGA
- the cysE gene encoding serine O-acetyltransferase: protein MGLIRALRHMKEDIDSVFSRDPAARNSIEVILCYPGLHAIWMHRVSHWFWQRRLFLTARLHSHLARFLTGIEIHPGARIGRRFFIDHGMGVVIGETAEIGDDVTLYHQVTLGGTSWAKEKRHPTLEDGVVIGSGAKILGPFTVGAGAKIGSNSVVVRAVSPGSTVVGIPGKEIPGQKAKDEPRGDSSRDSETFQKQVRISLQHDDMPDPVAKVFNCLIDRINTLEAEIKELRKTTRKQEDKDYTAG from the coding sequence ATGGGACTGATCAGAGCATTGCGGCATATGAAAGAGGATATCGACTCGGTTTTCAGTCGGGACCCTGCTGCCCGCAACAGCATTGAGGTCATTCTGTGCTACCCCGGGCTGCATGCCATCTGGATGCACCGGGTTTCGCACTGGTTCTGGCAGCGCCGGCTCTTCCTGACCGCCCGCCTGCACTCCCACCTGGCACGCTTTCTCACCGGCATTGAAATTCACCCCGGTGCCCGCATCGGACGCCGGTTCTTTATCGACCACGGTATGGGAGTGGTCATTGGCGAAACAGCGGAAATCGGCGATGACGTCACTCTCTATCATCAGGTCACCCTGGGGGGCACCAGCTGGGCGAAAGAAAAGCGACACCCGACCCTGGAGGATGGGGTGGTTATCGGTTCTGGCGCAAAAATCCTGGGACCCTTCACCGTGGGAGCGGGAGCAAAAATCGGCTCAAACAGCGTTGTGGTTCGCGCGGTCAGCCCGGGCAGCACCGTCGTGGGCATTCCCGGCAAGGAAATCCCTGGCCAGAAAGCAAAAGATGAGCCACGCGGCGATTCGAGCCGCGACAGCGAAACCTTCCAGAAGCAGGTGCGAATATCCCTGCAGCATGACGATATGCCAGATCCCGTCGCCAAGGTCTTCAACTGCCTGATTGACCGCATCAACACCCTGGAAGCGGAAATCAAAGAACTGCGCAAGACCACCCGCAAGCAGGAAGATAAAGACTATACTGCCGGCTGA
- a CDS encoding iron-sulfur cluster assembly scaffold protein NifU — MAKKDLLGGSLWSEYSQEVNRRMADPKHRGDITEVQALKMGGKLIVADYGAESCGDAVRLYWVIDPTTHRILDCRFKSFGCGTAIASSDVMAELCIGKTVDEAIKITNIDVEMALRDDPEIPAVPPQKMHCSVMAYDVIKRAAAIYKQVDEASLEEEVIVCECARVSLGTIEEVIRINNLKTVEAITDYTKAGAFCKSCIQPGGHEKREHYLVDILKRVRAEMDAEQIKEQASATDFKAMSLVGKIKAIDEALTAHVKPMLARDGGSVELVDIKEGDNEILVFIQYSGACAGCASSNTGTLQAILGILREKLDERIMVVPV, encoded by the coding sequence ATGGCCAAAAAAGACTTACTCGGTGGATCCCTGTGGAGTGAATACTCCCAGGAAGTCAACCGCCGCATGGCAGATCCAAAGCATCGTGGCGATATCACAGAGGTTCAGGCACTGAAAATGGGCGGCAAGCTCATCGTCGCCGACTATGGCGCTGAATCCTGTGGTGATGCCGTACGCCTCTACTGGGTCATTGACCCGACCACTCACCGCATCCTCGACTGCCGTTTTAAAAGCTTTGGCTGCGGAACGGCCATCGCCTCCAGTGATGTCATGGCGGAACTGTGTATCGGCAAGACCGTTGACGAAGCCATTAAAATTACCAACATTGATGTGGAAATGGCCCTGCGCGACGACCCTGAAATTCCGGCAGTTCCTCCCCAGAAAATGCACTGCAGCGTCATGGCCTACGACGTCATCAAGCGCGCAGCCGCTATCTACAAACAGGTGGATGAAGCCAGCCTGGAAGAGGAAGTCATCGTCTGCGAGTGCGCCCGCGTCTCCCTGGGCACCATTGAAGAAGTCATCCGCATCAATAACCTCAAAACCGTAGAGGCGATCACCGACTACACCAAAGCCGGAGCCTTCTGCAAATCCTGCATCCAGCCGGGTGGTCATGAGAAGCGCGAGCACTACCTGGTGGATATACTCAAGCGGGTACGCGCGGAAATGGACGCCGAGCAGATCAAAGAGCAGGCCTCAGCCACTGACTTCAAGGCCATGTCGCTGGTCGGCAAAATCAAGGCCATCGACGAAGCACTGACCGCCCATGTCAAGCCTATGCTGGCACGGGATGGCGGCAGCGTCGAACTGGTGGACATCAAGGAAGGTGATAACGAGATCCTCGTTTTCATTCAGTATTCAGGTGCCTGCGCTGGCTGTGCCAGCAGCAACACCGGTACCTTGCAGGCAATTCTGGGGATACTGCGTGAAAAACTGGATGAGCGCATCATGGTAGTTCCCGTTTAG
- a CDS encoding NifS family cysteine desulfurase, producing MERIYLDNNATTIVDPKVFQVMEPYFVQMYGNPNSLHSFGSEVKPALAQAMEQLYAGINASDEDDIIVNSCATEGNNTVIMSAYYDLIRNGDKNHIITSSVEHPAVGETCRFLESLGVEVTYLPVNQEGIVSVEDVKAAITPRTALASIMWANNETGMIFPIKEIAYACRNRGVLFHTDAVQAIGKLQVNVQDVPVDYLTFSAHKFHGPKGVGGLYIREGVPMVPLLHGGEHMGGLRSGTVNVAGMVGMGMAMELAVENLGYEIREVRRLRDKLEDALLALPDIIVVGSRSQRTPNTILASIRGVEGEALIWDLNRHGIAVSTGSACASESLEANPIISAIGADKDLAHTGVRFSLSRFTTEQEIDKVIALLPKVIGRLRDISSTYATPGPACQMPEPQ from the coding sequence ATGGAACGCATTTATCTGGACAACAACGCAACCACCATAGTCGATCCGAAAGTCTTTCAGGTAATGGAACCCTACTTTGTGCAGATGTATGGCAACCCGAACTCCCTGCACTCCTTTGGCTCGGAAGTAAAACCTGCTCTGGCCCAGGCAATGGAACAGCTGTATGCCGGCATCAATGCCTCTGACGAAGACGACATTATCGTCAACAGCTGCGCCACCGAAGGCAACAACACCGTCATCATGAGCGCGTACTACGACCTCATTCGCAATGGCGACAAAAACCATATCATCACCTCATCAGTGGAACACCCCGCCGTGGGTGAAACCTGCCGCTTTCTGGAGAGCCTCGGCGTGGAGGTCACCTACCTGCCGGTCAATCAGGAGGGAATCGTCAGCGTTGAAGACGTCAAGGCCGCTATCACTCCGCGCACTGCTCTGGCATCCATCATGTGGGCCAATAACGAAACGGGAATGATCTTCCCCATCAAGGAGATCGCCTACGCCTGCAGAAACCGCGGCGTGCTCTTTCACACCGACGCGGTTCAGGCCATCGGCAAGCTGCAGGTCAATGTACAGGACGTCCCCGTCGACTACCTGACCTTCAGCGCCCACAAGTTCCACGGCCCCAAAGGGGTAGGTGGCCTCTACATCCGTGAAGGCGTACCCATGGTTCCCCTGCTCCATGGCGGTGAGCACATGGGCGGACTGCGCTCAGGAACCGTCAATGTGGCAGGCATGGTCGGCATGGGCATGGCCATGGAACTGGCCGTGGAAAACCTCGGATACGAAATCCGCGAAGTCCGCCGCCTGCGGGACAAACTGGAAGACGCCCTGCTGGCCCTGCCCGATATCATCGTCGTGGGCAGCCGCTCTCAGCGCACCCCCAACACCATCCTGGCCAGTATACGCGGAGTAGAAGGTGAAGCCCTGATCTGGGATCTCAACCGCCACGGCATCGCGGTTTCCACGGGCAGCGCCTGTGCTTCAGAGTCCCTGGAAGCCAATCCCATCATCTCCGCCATTGGCGCCGACAAGGATCTGGCTCACACGGGTGTCCGCTTCAGCCTCAGCCGCTTTACCACGGAGCAGGAGATAGACAAGGTCATCGCCCTCCTGCCCAAGGTCATCGGACGCCTGCGCGACATCTCGTCAACCTACGCAACCCCCGGCCCGGCCTGCCAGATGCCGGAGCCGCAATAG
- a CDS encoding Gfo/Idh/MocA family protein, with the protein MPNSKKLRVAIIGLGVMGKNHLRVLSDLPQVDVCGLCDTALQEHEGQPVYKDLDQMLANVELDAAIIAVPTYLHHEVALKCIDRGLHLFIEKPVASTVEDARALEKAIPPHIKAVVGHVERSNPVVKALKKELEGKEIYSIAITRVGPFPPRIADVGILTDLAVHDVDLIRFITQREIRKRHIFSSKKIHDHHEDNAILSFELEGDMVASIITNWLTPYKKRKIEVATSEGYFEADLIHQQMKEFSSYRTNHSYLVRDCIVFKGEPLRHELQDFCDYCLHDRWSPHLATVSDSIRTLELVAR; encoded by the coding sequence ATGCCAAACAGTAAGAAACTGCGCGTTGCCATCATCGGACTCGGTGTCATGGGGAAAAACCACCTGCGCGTGCTGAGCGACCTGCCCCAGGTGGACGTATGCGGACTGTGCGACACGGCCCTGCAGGAGCACGAAGGTCAGCCCGTCTATAAAGATCTCGACCAGATGCTGGCCAATGTCGAACTGGACGCCGCCATCATCGCCGTTCCCACCTACCTGCACCATGAAGTGGCCCTCAAGTGCATTGACAGGGGGCTGCACCTGTTCATCGAAAAACCGGTGGCCTCCACCGTCGAAGATGCCCGCGCCCTGGAGAAAGCCATCCCGCCCCATATTAAGGCCGTCGTCGGCCATGTGGAGCGTTCCAACCCCGTCGTCAAAGCGCTGAAGAAAGAGCTGGAGGGCAAGGAAATCTACAGTATCGCCATCACCCGCGTTGGTCCCTTTCCACCGCGCATCGCCGATGTGGGCATCCTCACCGACCTGGCCGTTCACGATGTTGACCTCATTCGCTTTATTACGCAGCGGGAGATCCGCAAGCGACATATCTTCTCCTCCAAGAAAATCCACGACCACCACGAGGACAACGCCATACTCTCCTTCGAGCTGGAGGGCGACATGGTTGCCAGTATCATCACCAACTGGCTGACCCCCTACAAAAAGCGCAAAATTGAAGTCGCCACCTCCGAAGGCTACTTTGAAGCTGACCTTATCCACCAGCAGATGAAGGAATTTTCCTCCTATCGCACCAACCACTCCTATCTGGTGCGCGACTGCATCGTCTTCAAGGGTGAACCCCTGCGCCATGAGCTGCAGGACTTCTGCGACTACTGCCTCCACGACCGCTGGTCGCCACACCTGGCAACAGTCAGCGACAGCATCAGGACCCTGGAGCTGGTCGCCCGCTAA
- a CDS encoding DegT/DnrJ/EryC1/StrS family aminotransferase encodes MQIEFINVKAQYQAYQQEIDAAMAAVTSSGQFIFGPVISQLEKDMATYTGARHCATCASGTDAILLALMAIGVGPGDEVITTPFTFVATVETVAFLGARPVFVDIDSVTYNIDPAAIEAKITPRTKAILPVSLYGQPADMDEINAIAEKHGLQVIEDAAQSFGASYKGKKSGHLSHIGVTSFFPSKPLGCFGDGGALFCDDDELQEKLLSLRNHGQGERYAYKYIGINSRLDALQAAVLSVKLRYLDQEMQRRETLRQRYDNGLSGLNDIVVPRVKADRTTACAQYSIRCDNRQKLIDHLTSRKIPTAVHYPIPLHLQEAYAYLGYRQGDFPVSEATGQQIMSLPFSAFLQEDEQDVIIEAVKTYAKQ; translated from the coding sequence ATGCAGATTGAATTCATTAATGTCAAAGCACAGTATCAGGCGTATCAACAGGAGATTGACGCCGCCATGGCAGCCGTCACCTCCTCAGGCCAGTTCATCTTCGGCCCGGTGATCAGTCAGCTGGAAAAGGACATGGCCACCTATACCGGCGCCCGCCACTGCGCCACCTGCGCCAGCGGCACCGATGCCATACTGCTGGCCCTGATGGCCATTGGCGTTGGCCCCGGCGATGAGGTAATCACGACCCCCTTCACGTTTGTGGCCACCGTGGAAACCGTAGCATTCCTTGGCGCCAGGCCCGTCTTTGTCGATATCGACTCCGTCACCTACAACATTGACCCGGCAGCCATTGAAGCGAAGATAACTCCTCGTACGAAAGCGATCCTCCCGGTCAGCCTCTACGGGCAGCCTGCAGACATGGACGAAATCAACGCCATCGCCGAAAAGCACGGTCTGCAGGTCATTGAAGATGCCGCCCAGAGCTTCGGCGCCAGCTATAAGGGGAAAAAGAGTGGGCACCTCAGCCATATCGGCGTCACCAGCTTTTTCCCCTCCAAACCCCTGGGATGCTTCGGCGACGGGGGAGCTCTGTTCTGCGACGACGACGAACTGCAGGAGAAGCTCCTCTCCCTGCGCAACCACGGACAGGGGGAGCGCTACGCTTATAAATACATCGGCATCAACAGTCGCCTGGATGCCCTGCAAGCAGCGGTACTCAGCGTGAAGCTGCGTTACCTTGACCAGGAAATGCAGCGCCGCGAAACCCTGCGCCAACGCTATGACAACGGCCTCTCAGGACTCAATGACATCGTGGTGCCCCGGGTGAAGGCCGATCGCACAACTGCCTGCGCGCAGTACTCCATCCGCTGCGACAATCGCCAGAAGCTCATCGACCATCTGACGAGCCGCAAAATCCCCACCGCCGTGCACTACCCCATCCCCCTGCATCTACAGGAAGCCTACGCCTACCTGGGCTATCGCCAGGGAGACTTCCCGGTCAGCGAAGCCACCGGACAGCAGATCATGAGCCTGCCCTTCAGCGCCTTCCTGCAGGAGGACGAACAGGACGTAATTATCGAGGCGGTGAAAACCTATGCCAAACAGTAA
- a CDS encoding UDP-glucose dehydrogenase family protein: MKIAVIGSGYVGLVAATCFAETGNHVICVDIDEQKIENLKKGIIPIYEPGLEPMIQKNVEDRRLFFTTNLPEAVAESLVLFIAVGTPSGEDGSADLQYVLAVARSIGLCMDSYKIIVDKSTVPVGTAEKVQAAIAQALQERGVDIEFDVVSNPEFLKEGAAIDDFMKPDRVVIGAENVRTLEIMKELYSPFMMRQSRIITMDVRSAEMTKYAANAMLATRISFMNEIANLCDLVGADVSSVREGIGSDSRIGHSFLYPGVGYGGSCFPKDVKAIMRTAREHGMKLQVLDAVEEVNKRQKEVLVDKVLNHYNTSAVAGALKGRHFAVWGLSFKANTDDMRESSSIVIIRELLRLGATICAYDPEAMDEARKIFGDAIHYAAGQYETLENADGLLIITEWNEFRRPDFERIKQSLKEPFIADGRNLYSPEKMQQMGFTYRCIGRDRTPSGK; the protein is encoded by the coding sequence ATGAAAATTGCGGTCATTGGAAGCGGTTACGTCGGCCTGGTGGCAGCCACCTGCTTTGCCGAAACCGGAAATCACGTCATCTGCGTTGATATTGACGAACAGAAGATTGAAAACCTGAAAAAAGGCATCATCCCCATATACGAGCCGGGCCTTGAGCCCATGATCCAGAAAAATGTCGAAGACAGGCGTCTGTTCTTCACCACCAACCTCCCCGAAGCGGTTGCCGAATCCCTGGTACTCTTTATCGCCGTGGGAACTCCCTCAGGCGAAGACGGCAGCGCCGACCTGCAGTATGTCCTGGCTGTCGCCCGCTCCATCGGCCTGTGCATGGACAGCTATAAAATCATCGTGGACAAATCCACGGTTCCCGTTGGCACCGCAGAAAAAGTTCAGGCCGCCATAGCCCAGGCCCTGCAGGAGCGCGGAGTCGATATTGAGTTTGATGTCGTCTCCAACCCCGAATTCCTCAAGGAAGGGGCCGCCATCGACGACTTCATGAAACCCGACCGGGTCGTCATCGGCGCGGAGAACGTGCGCACCCTGGAGATCATGAAGGAACTCTACTCCCCTTTCATGATGCGCCAGTCCCGCATCATCACCATGGACGTGCGCTCGGCGGAGATGACCAAGTACGCCGCCAACGCCATGCTGGCCACCCGCATCTCCTTTATGAATGAAATCGCCAACCTGTGCGACCTGGTGGGTGCCGACGTGTCGTCGGTACGCGAAGGCATCGGCTCCGACAGCCGCATCGGGCACAGCTTTCTCTATCCGGGCGTCGGATACGGCGGCAGCTGCTTCCCCAAGGACGTCAAGGCCATCATGCGCACCGCCCGCGAACACGGCATGAAACTGCAGGTGCTCGACGCCGTGGAAGAGGTGAACAAGAGACAAAAGGAAGTGCTGGTGGATAAAGTCCTGAACCACTACAACACCAGCGCGGTGGCCGGAGCACTGAAGGGCAGGCACTTTGCCGTATGGGGCCTCTCCTTCAAGGCCAATACCGATGATATGCGTGAATCCAGCAGCATCGTTATCATCCGCGAACTGCTGCGCCTTGGTGCAACCATCTGCGCCTATGATCCGGAAGCCATGGACGAGGCCCGTAAAATCTTCGGCGATGCCATTCACTACGCCGCAGGCCAGTATGAAACTCTGGAAAATGCTGACGGACTGCTGATCATCACCGAGTGGAACGAGTTCCGCCGTCCCGACTTTGAACGCATAAAGCAATCCCTTAAAGAACCCTTTATCGCCGACGGACGCAACCTGTATTCGCCGGAAAAGATGCAGCAGATGGGCTTCACCTATCGCTGCATTGGCCGCGATCGCACGCCGTCCGGAAAGTAA